Proteins encoded together in one Kribbella voronezhensis window:
- a CDS encoding DUF2332 domain-containing protein yields the protein MDLVEAFQLQAQECEKLGSPMYADLLRRIVDDLELGGVSTKVVAGYDPAQYGLALPLLGAVHRLVLAGEAPELAAFYPSVGGSWDPVLGWEAFEQVLQSRGGELRAQLLQAPQTNEVGRSTALYGGLLQLFEAVPLPVRLFEIGASAGLNLRADHFRYNLADGNGFGPPDSPVQISDAWSGRALAPQPELRIAERVGGDIAPVNALSAEGELLLTSYIWPDMTARLERLRGAIEIARSVPADVRREDAVSFLRGLELSPAHVTVVWHSVMWHYLTSSEQAAADEALDALGERATASAPLARLSLEHRRRTPDAPVEPLIVLQVWPGGEPRILGHTSAHGQQTVWE from the coding sequence GTGGATCTTGTAGAGGCGTTCCAGCTGCAGGCTCAGGAGTGCGAGAAACTCGGCTCGCCGATGTACGCGGACCTGCTGCGGCGGATCGTGGACGACCTCGAGTTGGGAGGCGTGTCCACGAAGGTGGTGGCCGGGTACGACCCTGCGCAGTACGGGCTTGCACTGCCGCTGCTGGGCGCTGTGCACCGACTCGTACTGGCAGGGGAGGCGCCGGAGCTTGCTGCGTTCTACCCGAGCGTCGGTGGCTCGTGGGACCCGGTGCTGGGCTGGGAAGCTTTCGAGCAGGTGCTGCAGTCGCGGGGCGGCGAGCTACGGGCGCAGTTGCTCCAGGCGCCGCAGACCAACGAGGTCGGACGCTCTACTGCCTTGTACGGCGGGTTGCTGCAGCTCTTTGAAGCTGTTCCCCTTCCTGTGCGCCTGTTCGAGATCGGGGCGAGTGCTGGGCTCAACCTTCGGGCGGACCACTTTCGCTACAACCTCGCGGACGGGAACGGCTTCGGTCCGCCTGACAGCCCTGTGCAGATCTCCGACGCGTGGTCCGGTCGGGCACTGGCGCCGCAGCCGGAGCTCCGGATCGCGGAGCGGGTCGGCGGCGACATCGCTCCGGTGAACGCGCTGAGCGCCGAGGGGGAGCTGCTGCTGACGTCGTACATCTGGCCGGACATGACGGCCCGGCTGGAGCGGCTTCGCGGTGCGATCGAGATCGCCCGGTCGGTGCCGGCCGACGTACGGCGTGAGGACGCCGTGTCGTTCCTTCGTGGGCTGGAGTTGTCGCCAGCGCACGTGACGGTCGTGTGGCATTCGGTGATGTGGCACTACCTCACTTCGTCGGAGCAGGCGGCGGCTGACGAAGCGCTTGACGCTCTGGGAGAGCGGGCTACGGCGTCGGCGCCGCTGGCTCGCTTGAGCCTGGAGCATCGCCGCCGTACGCCGGACGCACCTGTGGAGCCCTTGATCGTCCTCCAGGTCTGGCCTGGGGGAGAGCCCCGCATCCTCGGGCACACCTCTGCGCACGGCCAGCAGACGGTTTGGGAGTAG
- a CDS encoding arginase family protein gives MKRIGAEDSGVVTPPRYDRGDWKAGDGVFNAVAMAEYSRRLADRVGMLVDEDKFVVLLGGECSNLLGPALALKRRGRYGVVYLDGHSDMRTVDNDEYVGAAGGEALALVTGRGQVDLTDLERLGPYVRDEDAAMLGYREDEAYLETLREAGILERSALEVMKDATKAAADVLKHLERGELDGFWVHLDVDILDSEVMPAVDSPDPGGLQHEHLLSLLKPLLKSPKCVGLDVGIFDPDLDPDGRYAAELTDTLVAALNG, from the coding sequence GTGAAGAGGATCGGGGCTGAGGACTCGGGGGTGGTGACGCCGCCGCGGTACGACCGGGGGGATTGGAAGGCCGGGGACGGCGTGTTCAACGCGGTCGCGATGGCGGAGTACAGCCGGAGGTTGGCTGATCGGGTGGGGATGTTGGTCGACGAGGACAAGTTCGTCGTACTGCTGGGTGGGGAGTGCAGCAACTTGCTCGGGCCGGCGTTGGCGTTGAAGCGGCGCGGGCGGTACGGCGTGGTGTATCTCGACGGGCACTCCGATATGCGCACCGTCGACAACGACGAGTACGTCGGGGCCGCCGGTGGTGAGGCGCTGGCGTTGGTGACCGGGCGCGGGCAGGTGGATCTGACCGACCTCGAGCGGCTCGGGCCGTACGTCCGGGACGAGGACGCGGCGATGCTCGGCTACCGCGAGGACGAGGCGTACCTCGAAACCCTCCGGGAGGCAGGGATTCTGGAGCGGTCGGCGCTCGAGGTCATGAAAGACGCCACCAAAGCCGCGGCCGATGTGCTGAAACACCTGGAAAGGGGCGAGCTGGACGGGTTCTGGGTGCATCTCGACGTCGACATCCTCGACTCGGAGGTGATGCCGGCCGTCGACAGTCCCGATCCGGGTGGGCTGCAGCACGAGCACCTGCTGAGCCTGCTGAAACCGTTGCTGAAGTCACCGAAGTGCGTCGGGCTGGATGTCGGCATCTTCGACCCGGATCTGGATCCCGACGGCCGGTACGCCGCCGAGCTCACCGACACCCTGGTCGCGGCGCTCAACGGTTGA
- the ffh gene encoding signal recognition particle protein, with protein sequence MFDTLSDRLSAAFKNLRGKGKLTDADIDATAREIRIALLEADVALPVVKDFIAAVKERASGAEVRGGLNPAQQVIKIVNEELVTILGGETRELRMAKRPPTVIMLAGLQGAGKTTLAGKLAKWLKESKHQTPMLVAADLQRPNAVTQLQVVGERAGVPVYAPEPGNGVGNPVQVARQAMDEARTKQYSVVIVDTAGRLGVDEELMKQAADIRDAVTPDEILFVVDAMIGQDAVTTAQAFLDGVGFDGVVLSKLDGDARGGAALSIAQVTGRQVMFASNGEKLEDFDVFHPDRMASRILGMGDVMSLIEQAEKSFDAEEAAKTAAKLQKRGGKDFTLDDFLAQMQSVRKMGPLTKIFGMLPGAAQFKDQLENFDEREIDRIEAVIHSMTPAERNDPNIINGSRRARIAKGSGTEVATVSGLVERFFEARKMMSAMASGKGMPGMPGMPGMPGMGGKKAKQQAKKGKAKRGSGNPAKRANQAEPAAPQPGQLPAAFGGGAGADGFELPDELKNMLGGK encoded by the coding sequence GTGTTCGACACGCTTTCTGATCGCCTTTCTGCCGCGTTCAAGAATCTGCGCGGCAAGGGCAAGCTGACCGACGCCGATATCGACGCGACCGCGCGGGAGATCCGGATCGCGCTGCTGGAGGCCGATGTCGCGCTGCCGGTGGTGAAGGACTTCATCGCCGCGGTCAAGGAGCGGGCCAGCGGGGCCGAGGTGCGCGGCGGGCTGAACCCGGCGCAGCAGGTCATCAAGATCGTCAACGAGGAGCTCGTCACCATCCTCGGTGGCGAGACCCGTGAGCTGCGGATGGCCAAGCGGCCGCCGACGGTGATCATGCTGGCCGGTCTGCAGGGTGCGGGTAAGACCACCCTGGCCGGCAAGCTCGCGAAGTGGCTGAAGGAGAGCAAGCACCAGACGCCGATGCTGGTCGCGGCCGACCTGCAGCGGCCGAACGCGGTCACCCAGCTCCAGGTCGTCGGCGAGCGCGCCGGCGTACCGGTGTATGCGCCCGAACCGGGCAACGGCGTCGGCAACCCGGTGCAGGTCGCGCGGCAGGCGATGGACGAGGCGAGGACCAAGCAGTACTCCGTGGTCATCGTCGACACGGCCGGCCGCCTCGGTGTCGACGAGGAGCTGATGAAGCAGGCCGCGGACATCCGCGACGCGGTGACGCCGGACGAGATCCTGTTCGTCGTCGACGCGATGATCGGCCAGGACGCGGTCACCACCGCGCAGGCCTTCCTCGACGGCGTCGGCTTCGACGGCGTGGTGCTGTCCAAGCTCGACGGTGACGCGCGCGGTGGTGCGGCGCTGTCGATCGCGCAGGTCACCGGCCGGCAGGTGATGTTCGCCAGCAACGGCGAGAAGCTCGAGGACTTCGACGTCTTCCACCCCGACCGGATGGCGTCGCGCATCCTCGGCATGGGCGACGTGATGAGCCTGATCGAGCAGGCGGAGAAGTCGTTCGACGCCGAGGAGGCCGCCAAGACCGCCGCCAAGCTGCAGAAGCGCGGCGGTAAGGACTTCACCCTGGACGACTTCCTCGCCCAGATGCAGTCGGTCCGCAAGATGGGCCCGCTGACCAAGATCTTCGGCATGCTGCCCGGCGCGGCCCAGTTCAAGGACCAGCTGGAGAACTTCGACGAGCGCGAGATCGACCGGATCGAGGCCGTCATCCACTCGATGACCCCGGCCGAGCGCAACGACCCGAACATCATCAACGGTTCCCGCCGGGCCCGGATCGCGAAGGGTTCGGGGACCGAGGTCGCCACCGTCAGCGGCCTGGTCGAGCGGTTCTTCGAGGCCCGCAAGATGATGTCCGCGATGGCGTCCGGCAAGGGCATGCCAGGGATGCCGGGAATGCCCGGGATGCCGGGCATGGGCGGCAAGAAGGCGAAGCAGCAGGCCAAGAAGGGCAAGGCCAAGCGCGGCTCCGGCAACCCGGCCAAGCGCGCGAACCAGGCCGAGCCGGCCGCTCCGCAGCCCGGTCAGCTCCCGGCGGCCTTCGGTGGCGGCGCCGGCGCCGACGGCTTCGAGTTGCCCGACGAGCTGAAGAACATGCTCGGCGGAAAATAG
- a CDS encoding lytic transglycosylase domain-containing protein has translation MRQQFKNLDTWRGKLTATWICLAPPAAMVAVFVAGGVPSNSFVVDSHALSLPRQDSVFDDLLNDVPAQPGADGGVGTEKRSSIDVPITGAIDNKQPVLPGVIGDASGIPGTVLAAYQKAANDLALAQPNCHITWPLLAGIGKVESSHASGGRVDAAGNTRGKILGPVLDGGPGMAAIADTDQGRYDGNTSWDRAVGPMQFIPGSWNAFGADGNGDGVKDPHNVFDASRAAAGYLCSNGSDLSTPQGLVQAVLRYNHSMDYVNTVLRWMQTYSKSTTTLPDGDGVIDPTIGDDGNVQRDSDPTHVPGDHDTTSDPTTTRPATTQPATTKPATHATQPATTPTTAHPTVTPTVTPTQTLPTTTRPTTPTPTPPWTVSPTPRPTPTPTEPSTPPTTPPSTPPTTPPTTPPTTTPTDTPTPTPLPQCEAGAPTQAPTETPTCTPVSQPAATTSDAASNNSTPGDTPTSP, from the coding sequence ATGAGGCAGCAGTTCAAGAATCTGGACACGTGGCGCGGCAAGTTGACCGCCACGTGGATCTGCCTGGCCCCGCCTGCCGCGATGGTGGCCGTCTTCGTCGCCGGCGGCGTGCCGTCGAACTCGTTCGTGGTCGATTCGCACGCGCTCAGCCTGCCCCGGCAGGACTCGGTCTTCGACGACCTGCTCAACGACGTACCGGCCCAGCCCGGCGCCGACGGCGGGGTCGGCACGGAGAAGCGGTCCTCGATCGACGTCCCGATCACGGGGGCGATCGACAACAAGCAGCCGGTTCTGCCCGGTGTCATCGGTGACGCCTCTGGCATCCCGGGCACCGTGCTCGCGGCGTACCAGAAGGCGGCCAACGACCTCGCCCTCGCCCAGCCCAACTGCCACATCACCTGGCCACTGCTGGCCGGTATCGGCAAGGTCGAGTCCTCGCACGCCAGTGGCGGCCGGGTCGACGCGGCCGGCAACACCCGCGGCAAGATCCTCGGCCCGGTGCTCGACGGCGGCCCCGGGATGGCGGCCATCGCCGACACCGACCAGGGCCGGTACGACGGGAACACCAGCTGGGATCGCGCGGTCGGCCCGATGCAGTTCATCCCCGGTAGCTGGAACGCCTTCGGCGCCGACGGCAACGGCGACGGGGTCAAGGACCCGCACAACGTGTTCGACGCGTCCCGGGCCGCCGCGGGCTATCTCTGCTCGAACGGTTCCGACCTGAGCACTCCGCAGGGCCTGGTCCAGGCCGTACTCCGGTACAACCACTCGATGGACTACGTGAACACGGTGCTGCGCTGGATGCAGACGTACAGCAAGTCCACGACAACTCTGCCGGACGGCGACGGCGTGATCGATCCGACGATCGGTGACGACGGCAACGTGCAGCGCGATTCCGACCCGACCCACGTGCCCGGTGACCACGACACCACGTCGGACCCGACCACGACGAGGCCGGCGACGACCCAGCCCGCCACGACCAAGCCGGCCACGCACGCGACCCAGCCGGCCACCACGCCGACGACGGCGCACCCCACCGTGACCCCGACGGTGACGCCGACCCAGACGTTGCCGACGACCACCCGGCCGACCACGCCGACGCCGACGCCGCCGTGGACCGTCTCGCCGACCCCGCGGCCGACGCCGACCCCGACCGAGCCGTCGACGCCCCCGACCACGCCGCCCAGCACCCCGCCGACGACGCCTCCCACGACTCCGCCGACGACGACCCCGACGGACACGCCGACCCCGACGCCGCTGCCACAGTGCGAGGCAGGCGCTCCCACGCAGGCCCCGACCGAGACGCCGACCTGTACGCCGGTCTCCCAGCCGGCCGCGACGACCTCCGACGCCGCGAGCAACAACTCGACCCCGGGCGACACACCGACCAGCCCCTGA
- a CDS encoding lytic transglycosylase domain-containing protein has protein sequence MTVASGGAGAAGDFVADSPVAPSPGAGLNSGEFDELTMIVPQRPGVDGRIGSDKPARADVPVQGATDGSSVVRPGRPGAVNGIPRGVFPAYRRATANLAVVRPNCGLTWPLLAGIGKVESNHASGGRVDVAGTTRGKVLGPVLNGKGGTGRITDTDKGRYDSDKVWDRAVGPMQIIPGVWTEFGADGNGDGFRNPNNVYDAVTTVAVYLCSEGDDLKRPMDLVSALLRYQHSKDFVATVLRWMRVYSKSAVLVPNAKGNLSTPKATGNADRKVDPRQVPDVPDDPKPGTTQKPTARPTGKPSIPAPIDTPTARPTKPTHTPTDEPTKPPTTPTPTPTDTPTPTPTDTPTPTPTDTPSGSPCGTDPNPTPCTQGSGSHG, from the coding sequence GTGACAGTCGCCTCGGGGGGTGCCGGTGCCGCCGGCGACTTCGTGGCGGACAGCCCGGTCGCCCCATCGCCTGGGGCCGGACTGAACAGCGGTGAATTCGACGAACTGACGATGATCGTCCCGCAACGTCCCGGAGTGGACGGCCGGATCGGATCTGACAAGCCCGCCCGTGCCGACGTGCCCGTCCAGGGGGCGACCGACGGCTCGTCCGTGGTCCGGCCCGGCCGGCCCGGTGCCGTCAACGGCATCCCCCGCGGGGTCTTCCCCGCGTACCGCCGCGCCACCGCGAATCTCGCCGTGGTCCGGCCCAACTGCGGTCTCACCTGGCCGCTGCTGGCCGGGATCGGCAAGGTCGAGTCGAACCACGCCAGCGGCGGCCGGGTCGACGTGGCCGGCACCACCCGCGGCAAGGTCCTCGGCCCGGTGCTGAACGGCAAGGGCGGCACCGGCCGGATCACCGACACCGACAAGGGTCGCTACGACAGCGACAAGGTGTGGGACCGCGCGGTCGGCCCGATGCAGATCATCCCGGGCGTGTGGACCGAGTTCGGGGCCGACGGCAACGGTGACGGCTTCCGCAACCCGAACAACGTGTACGACGCGGTCACCACCGTCGCGGTCTACCTGTGCTCCGAGGGCGACGACCTGAAGCGCCCGATGGACCTGGTCTCCGCCCTGCTGCGCTACCAGCACTCCAAGGACTTCGTGGCCACCGTGCTGCGCTGGATGCGGGTCTACAGCAAGAGCGCGGTCCTGGTGCCGAATGCCAAGGGCAACCTCTCGACGCCGAAGGCGACCGGTAACGCCGATCGCAAGGTCGACCCGCGGCAGGTGCCGGACGTGCCGGACGACCCCAAGCCGGGCACCACGCAGAAGCCGACGGCGAGGCCGACCGGCAAGCCGTCGATCCCGGCTCCGATCGACACGCCGACCGCTCGCCCGACCAAGCCGACGCACACGCCGACGGACGAGCCGACGAAGCCGCCGACCACGCCGACGCCGACGCCGACCGACACCCCGACCCCGACTCCGACCGATACGCCGACCCCGACGCCGACGGACACGCCCAGCGGTTCGCCGTGCGGGACCGATCCGAACCCGACGCCCTGCACACAGGGCAGCGGCTCGCACGGCTGA
- a CDS encoding amidohydrolase family protein, with translation MSDVIRLTGTVLPAGEQQEIHLSGGLVVDRPATADVTTVSSGGWIVPGLVDAHCHIGLDQHGAVDRDTQERQAYADRDAGALLVRDAGSAADTRWIDDREDLPKIIRAGRHIARSKRYIRNYGWEIEPEELVAYVEQEALKGDGWVKLVGDWIDRDAGDLTPCWPAGALNAAIARAHELDARVTAHVFGEHALPDLLAAGIDCIEHGTGLLPDMIDQMAAAGVAVVPTMIQLENFPEYADQAAGKFPAYAGHMRDLYDRRLDTLRSAVEAGIPVYAGTDAGGVLGHGLVAAEIQALTTIGMSGEQALAAGSWAAREWLGVPGTLVPGNPADLVVYDEDPRANPAVLEHPRLIVLRGRVC, from the coding sequence ATGTCCGACGTCATCAGGCTCACCGGCACGGTCCTGCCGGCCGGTGAGCAGCAGGAGATCCACCTCAGTGGCGGGCTGGTCGTCGACCGGCCCGCCACTGCCGACGTGACGACCGTGAGCAGCGGCGGCTGGATCGTGCCCGGCCTCGTGGACGCGCACTGTCACATCGGCCTCGACCAGCACGGCGCCGTCGACCGCGACACCCAGGAGCGGCAGGCGTACGCCGACCGCGACGCCGGCGCGCTGCTGGTCCGCGACGCCGGCTCGGCCGCGGACACCCGCTGGATCGACGATCGCGAGGATCTGCCCAAGATCATCCGGGCCGGCCGCCACATCGCCCGGTCGAAGCGGTACATCCGCAACTACGGCTGGGAGATCGAGCCGGAGGAACTGGTCGCGTACGTCGAACAGGAAGCGCTCAAGGGCGACGGCTGGGTCAAGCTGGTCGGCGACTGGATCGACCGCGACGCCGGCGACCTCACCCCCTGCTGGCCGGCCGGGGCGCTGAACGCCGCCATCGCCCGGGCCCACGAGCTCGACGCCCGCGTCACCGCGCACGTCTTCGGCGAGCATGCCCTGCCCGACTTGCTGGCCGCCGGCATCGATTGCATCGAGCACGGCACCGGGCTGCTCCCCGACATGATCGACCAGATGGCGGCGGCCGGCGTCGCCGTCGTACCGACGATGATCCAGCTGGAGAACTTCCCCGAGTACGCCGACCAGGCGGCCGGCAAGTTCCCGGCGTACGCCGGTCACATGCGCGACCTCTACGACCGGCGTCTCGACACCCTTCGCTCGGCAGTCGAGGCCGGGATCCCCGTGTATGCAGGGACCGACGCCGGTGGCGTACTGGGTCATGGGTTGGTGGCCGCCGAGATCCAGGCGCTCACGACGATCGGAATGTCCGGCGAGCAGGCGCTGGCCGCCGGGTCCTGGGCGGCCCGCGAATGGCTCGGCGTGCCCGGCACGCTGGTCCCTGGGAATCCGGCCGACCTGGTCGTCTACGACGAGGACCCGCGCGCGAACCCCGCCGTACTGGAGCATCCGCGGCTCATCGTGTTGCGAGGGAGAGTCTGCTGA
- a CDS encoding N-acetylmuramoyl-L-alanine amidase — MGKTAPLPRLIAGVAVAAASAIAFSGTLPSTAAPAPEPAGSVVPGELAKAFQSASAQYDVPRAILVGIGYAESHLDGHDGLPSQDNGFGVMHLADNPTNPTMAEAKKLTGLPADKLAKDAAANIQGAAAVLDSYADKAGLQGAARKDVAKWYEVVAQYPHSADAPTARLYTDEVYRIIGQGVGAAGVTLAAKPVTPDRGRYANVAPLGTRTPASLQAADYPGAIWNPACTCNYRAGRTAAITTIVIHVTQGSYAGTISWFKDPAAQVSAHYVIRSSDGQITQMVAEKDTAWHVRTENPYTIGIEHEGFVDQPSWFTDAMYRSSAALTKNIAERRGIPKDRAHIKGHSEMPNNDHTDPGPNWNWTYYMQLVNGGNPPQYNFTTYGSGVRVRSDAKLTASIITTLPGPTQVFVTCQKQGDTVNAEGTSNNWWAKLRDQGGYMSNIYIQDPNPKLPGVPVC; from the coding sequence ATGGGTAAGACCGCCCCACTGCCCAGATTGATCGCCGGAGTGGCCGTCGCGGCCGCCAGTGCGATCGCGTTCAGCGGAACGCTGCCGAGCACCGCCGCGCCGGCCCCCGAGCCCGCCGGCTCGGTCGTGCCCGGTGAACTCGCCAAGGCTTTCCAGAGCGCATCCGCCCAGTACGACGTACCGCGCGCGATCCTGGTCGGCATCGGCTACGCCGAGTCGCACCTGGACGGCCACGACGGCCTGCCGAGCCAGGACAACGGCTTCGGCGTGATGCACCTGGCCGACAATCCCACCAACCCCACGATGGCCGAGGCGAAGAAGCTGACCGGTCTGCCGGCCGACAAGCTCGCCAAGGACGCTGCCGCCAACATCCAGGGCGCCGCCGCGGTCCTGGACTCGTACGCCGACAAGGCCGGCCTCCAAGGAGCCGCCCGCAAGGACGTCGCCAAGTGGTACGAGGTCGTCGCGCAGTACCCGCACTCGGCTGACGCCCCGACGGCCCGTCTCTACACCGACGAGGTCTACCGGATCATCGGCCAGGGCGTCGGCGCAGCAGGAGTCACGTTGGCCGCGAAACCGGTGACGCCCGACCGCGGCCGCTACGCGAACGTGGCACCACTCGGCACCCGTACGCCGGCGTCGCTCCAGGCGGCCGACTACCCGGGCGCCATCTGGAACCCGGCCTGCACCTGCAACTACCGGGCCGGCCGGACGGCAGCCATCACCACGATCGTCATCCACGTCACCCAGGGCTCGTACGCCGGCACGATCAGCTGGTTCAAGGACCCCGCGGCCCAGGTGAGCGCGCACTACGTGATCCGCTCCAGCGACGGGCAGATCACCCAGATGGTGGCCGAGAAGGACACCGCCTGGCACGTGCGCACCGAGAACCCGTACACGATCGGCATCGAGCACGAAGGCTTTGTGGACCAGCCGTCCTGGTTCACCGACGCGATGTACCGGTCGTCGGCCGCGCTGACCAAGAACATCGCCGAGCGGCGCGGCATCCCCAAGGACCGGGCGCACATCAAGGGCCACAGCGAGATGCCCAACAACGATCACACCGACCCGGGTCCGAACTGGAACTGGACCTACTACATGCAGCTGGTCAACGGCGGCAACCCGCCGCAGTACAACTTCACCACCTACGGCAGCGGTGTCCGGGTCCGCTCGGATGCGAAGCTGACCGCCTCGATCATCACCACGCTGCCCGGCCCGACCCAGGTGTTCGTCACCTGCCAGAAGCAGGGCGACACGGTGAACGCCGAAGGCACCAGCAACAACTGGTGGGCCAAGCTGCGTGACCAGGGCGGCTACATGAGCAACATCTACATCCAGGACCCCAACCCCAAGCTGCCAGGCGTCCCGGTCTGCTAG
- a CDS encoding sensor histidine kinase, with protein MLSKILTRGGPASLYLIIRYLKGITLLAAIPISTLLGWAIPGVTGGLVRLANSEVYRAGRYLELPEEPSLPLAAPRKPGDVVALFKDKTFIRSLRILLLAVVAIPELILAVMAIMAAPAAVVTMVLWPLDSGQFSLLGVGIDSLWKALVLGPAQILLGLYLLGWVAPAVARGHAHATRNLLAPTATELETARLSQRVEELTRTRAGAVDSHGAELRRIERDLHDGTQAQLVSLALRIGVAKQTMANDPEKAAQILDDARDGAEQAMTELRGVLRSMYPPILADRGLAGAVSALCARCPIPVELRLGELGSVPAPVEAAAYFVVAESLTNVSKHSAAGHVDVLLERRGHELYLAITDDGIGGARVNEKQDLLGRGSGLHGMVHRVEAIDGRMELQSPIGGPTTVEVILPCG; from the coding sequence ATGCTCTCGAAGATCCTGACCCGCGGTGGCCCAGCCAGCCTCTACCTGATCATCAGGTACCTCAAGGGCATCACTCTGCTCGCGGCCATCCCGATCAGCACCCTGCTGGGCTGGGCGATCCCCGGTGTCACCGGCGGACTGGTCCGGCTCGCCAACAGCGAGGTGTACCGCGCAGGCCGGTACCTCGAACTGCCGGAAGAACCGTCGCTGCCCCTGGCCGCACCGCGCAAGCCGGGCGACGTAGTCGCGTTGTTCAAGGACAAGACCTTCATCCGCAGCCTCCGAATCCTGCTGTTGGCGGTGGTGGCGATCCCGGAGCTGATCCTCGCGGTGATGGCGATCATGGCCGCACCCGCCGCAGTGGTGACCATGGTGCTGTGGCCGCTGGACTCGGGACAGTTCAGCCTGCTGGGAGTAGGCATCGACAGCTTGTGGAAGGCTCTGGTGCTCGGCCCGGCGCAGATCCTGCTGGGTCTCTACCTCCTGGGCTGGGTTGCACCCGCTGTAGCGCGTGGACATGCCCATGCGACTCGCAACCTGCTGGCACCGACTGCCACAGAGCTGGAGACCGCGCGGCTCTCGCAGCGCGTCGAGGAGCTCACCAGGACCCGTGCAGGCGCTGTCGATTCCCACGGTGCCGAGCTGCGCCGGATCGAGCGCGACCTGCACGACGGTACGCAGGCACAGCTCGTCTCGCTGGCGCTCCGGATCGGTGTAGCCAAGCAGACGATGGCCAACGACCCGGAGAAGGCGGCTCAGATCCTCGACGACGCCAGGGACGGTGCAGAGCAGGCCATGACCGAGCTGCGCGGCGTACTGCGGAGCATGTACCCGCCGATTCTCGCCGACCGCGGTCTGGCCGGTGCTGTGTCGGCCCTGTGCGCACGGTGCCCCATCCCGGTCGAACTGCGGCTCGGTGAGCTCGGGAGCGTCCCGGCGCCGGTCGAAGCCGCGGCGTACTTCGTGGTTGCCGAGTCACTCACCAACGTCAGCAAGCACTCGGCAGCCGGCCATGTCGACGTACTGCTCGAGCGCCGCGGGCACGAGCTCTACCTGGCGATCACAGACGACGGCATCGGAGGGGCCCGGGTCAACGAGAAGCAGGACCTGCTGGGCCGGGGGAGTGGCCTGCATGGCATGGTGCACCGGGTGGAAGCGATCGACGGACGCATGGAGCTGCAGAGCCCGATCGGCGGGCCGACGACGGTCGAGGTGATCCTCCCGTGCGGGTAG
- a CDS encoding response regulator, which yields MRVVILEDNPILAEGLGLLLNNSGFEVVAVAGDADEFAKAVAEHDPQMTVVDVRLPPTFTDEGLRAAIEARRVRPGLPVLVFSQYVEEVYAAELLAAGSEGVGYLLKDRVSRVDEFLEAVRRVAAGGTVLDPEVVSQLMVKRTDPLERLTPREREVLALMAEGLGNTAIAERLVISEGAVHKHVGNVFLKLDLPPTDSGHRRVLAVLAHLGL from the coding sequence GTGCGGGTAGTGATCCTGGAGGACAACCCGATCCTCGCCGAGGGACTCGGTCTGCTGCTGAACAACTCCGGGTTCGAGGTCGTCGCCGTGGCGGGGGACGCCGACGAGTTCGCCAAGGCGGTCGCCGAGCACGATCCGCAGATGACCGTGGTCGACGTACGGCTGCCGCCCACCTTCACCGACGAGGGCCTGCGGGCCGCGATCGAGGCGCGCCGGGTGCGGCCGGGGTTGCCCGTGCTCGTCTTCTCGCAGTACGTCGAGGAGGTGTACGCCGCTGAACTCCTGGCGGCCGGGAGCGAAGGCGTCGGATATCTGCTGAAGGACCGGGTCTCGCGGGTCGACGAGTTCCTCGAAGCCGTACGCCGGGTCGCTGCCGGTGGGACCGTGCTCGATCCCGAAGTGGTCAGCCAGCTCATGGTGAAGCGGACCGACCCGCTGGAACGACTGACGCCGCGCGAACGCGAAGTACTCGCGCTGATGGCCGAGGGACTGGGCAACACCGCGATCGCCGAGCGGCTGGTGATCAGCGAGGGGGCCGTGCACAAACACGTCGGCAACGTGTTCCTCAAGCTCGACCTGCCGCCGACCGACTCCGGTCACCGCCGCGTTCTTGCCGTCCTGGCTCACCTGGGTCTCTGA